The Halobacterium litoreum genome includes a region encoding these proteins:
- a CDS encoding AMP-binding protein, producing the protein MSDAGDWVGDWSARRAALSPDRPALTDATTGESWTYAEMDARANRTARLLREFGVADGERVAVVSRNRPELVDLVFACGKTGGVFAPLSHRLAPPELAELFENVDPELVVVEEPFDGDVADAVPEDADVLSLTTDGDHRWDDFGAHVPDDDSPVETPDLSTDDPFMFLHTGGSTGTPKETVLTHGSVTWNATNTVTAWGLRPGDATPMVFPMFHTGGWNVLTMPLFHVGGHVVVARDFDPGEVLNLVEEYDASVLVAVPAVLRMMTEHDDWPDTDLSTLRFAKSGGGPCRRAVMETYWDRGVDLSQGYGLTECGPNNFAMPDGWDREKADSVGVPAMHVDARIVDGDGERVDQGEVGELELRGPHAAAGYWRAPEETADAFGVPAVDDPTTVDADDYWVSTGDLCRVDADGYHYIEGRKKNMFVSGGENVYPPEVEDALADHPGVSEVVVIGVPDDTWGTVGKAIVQGDDSLTVEDFDSFLDGRLARFKHPHHVAFVDDMPTSGPSKIDRDALRERFGGGTE; encoded by the coding sequence ATGAGTGATGCGGGCGACTGGGTGGGCGACTGGAGCGCCCGCCGCGCGGCGCTGTCCCCGGACCGCCCCGCGCTGACCGACGCGACCACGGGCGAGTCGTGGACGTACGCGGAGATGGACGCGCGAGCGAACCGGACAGCGCGCCTGCTCCGCGAGTTCGGCGTCGCGGACGGCGAGCGGGTCGCCGTCGTCTCGCGGAACCGCCCGGAACTCGTGGACCTCGTGTTCGCGTGCGGGAAGACGGGCGGCGTGTTCGCGCCGCTGTCTCATCGCCTCGCACCGCCCGAACTCGCGGAACTGTTCGAGAACGTCGACCCCGAACTCGTCGTCGTGGAGGAGCCGTTCGACGGCGACGTGGCCGACGCGGTGCCCGAGGACGCGGACGTGTTGTCGCTGACGACCGACGGCGACCACCGGTGGGACGACTTCGGCGCGCACGTTCCGGACGACGACTCGCCCGTGGAGACGCCCGACCTGTCCACGGACGACCCGTTCATGTTCCTGCACACCGGCGGCTCGACGGGCACGCCGAAGGAGACGGTGCTGACCCACGGGTCGGTGACGTGGAACGCCACGAACACGGTGACCGCGTGGGGACTCCGGCCGGGCGACGCGACGCCGATGGTGTTCCCGATGTTCCACACGGGCGGTTGGAACGTGCTCACGATGCCGTTGTTTCACGTCGGCGGCCACGTCGTCGTCGCGCGGGACTTCGACCCCGGCGAGGTGCTCAATCTGGTCGAGGAGTACGACGCGTCGGTGCTCGTCGCGGTGCCGGCCGTCCTGCGGATGATGACCGAGCACGACGACTGGCCGGACACCGACCTCTCGACGCTGCGGTTCGCGAAGAGCGGCGGCGGCCCGTGCCGGCGCGCCGTGATGGAGACGTACTGGGACCGCGGCGTCGACCTCTCGCAGGGCTACGGGCTGACCGAGTGCGGACCGAACAACTTCGCGATGCCGGACGGCTGGGACCGCGAGAAGGCCGACAGCGTCGGCGTCCCCGCGATGCACGTGGACGCCCGGATCGTGGACGGCGACGGCGAGCGCGTCGACCAGGGCGAGGTCGGCGAACTCGAACTCCGGGGGCCACACGCCGCCGCGGGCTACTGGCGCGCGCCCGAGGAGACCGCCGACGCGTTCGGCGTGCCAGCCGTCGACGACCCGACGACCGTCGACGCCGACGACTACTGGGTGTCCACGGGCGACCTCTGTCGGGTGGACGCGGACGGCTACCACTACATCGAGGGCCGGAAGAAGAACATGTTCGTGAGCGGCGGCGAGAACGTCTACCCGCCCGAAGTCGAGGACGCACTCGCCGACCACCCCGGCGTGAGCGAGGTGGTCGTCATCGGCGTGCCCGACGACACGTGGGGCACTGTCGGAAAGGCAATCGTGCAGGGCGACGACTCGCTGACGGTCGAGGACTTCGATTCGTTCCTCGACGGTCGCCTCGCGCGCTTCAAGCACCCCCACCACGTCGCGTTCGTCGACGACATGCCGACCAGCGGCCCCTCGAAAATCGACCGGGACGCGCTCAGAGAGCGGTTCGGTGGGGGCACAGAGTAA
- a CDS encoding DMT family transporter, translated as MDTGLGSRFDADALGFALVFVSAAGFGTLGIFGVYAQRAGLSIPTVLVFRFVLGSAFVWTALAARGRARLLRGRTLGVAVALGALGYATMSGLYFVGLEFMTAGMVAIVLYTYPAFVVLLAAVAVGESVGRTTVLALCLALSGVALAVGANPAGASPTGVLVVLAAAVAYAAYITVSRAALDDTDSLVLTAHVLPAAAVTFLVVGAATGDLAVPRAPTDWAILVGVAALATAVPVFAFFAGLERLGASRAGIVSTVEPPITVALGALLFAEPVTAVTVAGGALVLGAVVLLQSSPG; from the coding sequence ATGGACACCGGACTCGGCTCGCGGTTCGACGCGGACGCGCTGGGGTTCGCGCTCGTGTTCGTCTCCGCCGCCGGCTTCGGGACGCTCGGTATCTTCGGCGTGTACGCCCAGCGCGCCGGCCTCTCCATTCCGACGGTGCTCGTCTTCCGGTTCGTCCTCGGGTCCGCGTTCGTCTGGACGGCGCTCGCGGCCCGCGGTCGCGCGCGCCTGCTGCGCGGTCGCACGCTCGGCGTCGCGGTCGCGCTCGGCGCGCTCGGCTACGCCACGATGAGCGGCCTCTACTTCGTCGGCTTGGAGTTCATGACCGCGGGGATGGTCGCCATCGTGCTCTACACGTACCCCGCGTTCGTCGTCCTCCTCGCCGCGGTCGCCGTCGGCGAATCCGTCGGTCGCACGACGGTGCTCGCGCTCTGTCTCGCGCTCTCGGGGGTCGCCCTCGCCGTGGGTGCGAACCCCGCTGGCGCCTCGCCGACCGGCGTGCTCGTCGTGCTCGCGGCCGCCGTCGCGTACGCCGCCTACATCACCGTCTCCCGGGCCGCCCTCGACGACACCGACTCGCTCGTGTTGACCGCGCACGTGCTCCCGGCGGCCGCCGTCACTTTCCTCGTCGTCGGCGCCGCGACCGGCGACCTCGCTGTCCCCCGCGCGCCGACCGACTGGGCCATCCTCGTCGGCGTCGCGGCGCTCGCCACCGCTGTCCCCGTGTTCGCCTTCTTCGCCGGTCTCGAACGCCTCGGCGCGAGCCGGGCCGGCATCGTCAGCACCGTCGAACCGCCGATTACGGTCGCGCTCGGCGCGCTCCTGTTCGCAGAACCCGTCACCGCCGTCACCGTCGCCGGCGGCGCGCTCGTTCTCGGCGCTGTCGTCCTCCTCCAGTCCTCGCCCGGCTAA
- a CDS encoding alpha/beta fold hydrolase: MQTVSRDGVTLAYEREGPADAETVVLVEGLGYGRWMWNWQREALADDYDVVVPDNRGSGDSDAPEGPYTIAEMAADLDAVLEDAGVEAAHVVGASMGGMIAQQYALDFEKAETLTLLCTSPGGEVAEPTPPETQQRMFEVPEGLDQREEIRYKMAPAMTDALAEDDDLLERIIDWRLDSDAPQHAREAQGAAVATFDASDRLGDVEVPVLVMHGTADRVLPVGNSEVLHERLPDSRLELVEGGPHLFFVEDAERVNDAVREFLDE, translated from the coding sequence ATGCAGACGGTATCCCGTGACGGCGTGACGCTGGCCTACGAGCGCGAGGGGCCGGCGGACGCCGAGACGGTCGTCCTCGTCGAAGGGCTGGGTTACGGTCGATGGATGTGGAACTGGCAGCGCGAGGCGCTCGCCGACGACTACGACGTCGTCGTCCCCGACAATCGGGGGTCCGGGGACTCGGACGCGCCGGAGGGGCCGTACACGATTGCGGAGATGGCGGCCGACTTGGACGCCGTCCTCGAAGACGCGGGCGTCGAGGCGGCCCACGTCGTCGGCGCGAGCATGGGCGGGATGATAGCCCAGCAGTACGCGCTCGACTTCGAGAAGGCCGAGACGCTGACGCTACTGTGTACGTCGCCGGGCGGCGAGGTCGCGGAGCCGACACCGCCCGAAACGCAACAGCGCATGTTCGAGGTGCCCGAGGGCCTCGACCAGCGCGAGGAGATTCGGTACAAGATGGCGCCGGCGATGACCGACGCGCTCGCCGAGGACGACGACCTGCTCGAACGGATTATCGACTGGCGGCTGGACTCGGACGCGCCGCAGCACGCGCGAGAGGCACAGGGCGCCGCCGTCGCGACGTTCGATGCGAGCGACCGCCTCGGCGACGTCGAGGTGCCGGTGTTGGTGATGCACGGCACCGCCGACCGCGTGCTCCCGGTCGGGAACAGCGAGGTGCTCCACGAGCGCCTGCCGGACAGCCGCCTCGAACTCGTCGAGGGCGGCCCGCACCTGTTCTTCGTGGAGGACGCCGAGCGCGTGAACGACGCGGTACGGGAGTTCCTCGATGAGTGA
- a CDS encoding DUF5518 domain-containing protein produces MATADSPDAPADEPPILLRKPVDWLVGVVLVLFGLGTALAGLALRAGADRDRIAEMVAEGTLRSDVLTEAELVDATHELARWGGFGAAATGAVLVLAGVGYVAHRSRVRGRPGGTPDTVSVAVLGAVVTGVTSFVPVSPVVGGGVAGYLHDGDGTAGVRVGGAAGLVAAVPLAVLFGFLAAGLAASGNAFVAGVLAVALGVSALFVVALSALGGYLGVYLRNEFAD; encoded by the coding sequence ATGGCGACCGCCGATTCACCCGACGCGCCCGCGGACGAACCGCCAATTCTCCTCCGGAAGCCGGTCGACTGGCTCGTCGGCGTCGTGCTCGTGTTGTTCGGTCTCGGCACCGCACTCGCCGGGCTGGCGCTCCGGGCTGGTGCGGACCGCGACCGCATCGCCGAGATGGTCGCCGAGGGAACCCTCCGGTCTGACGTCCTCACCGAAGCCGAACTCGTGGACGCGACACACGAACTCGCGCGCTGGGGCGGCTTCGGCGCGGCCGCGACGGGTGCGGTGCTCGTGCTCGCTGGCGTCGGCTACGTCGCACACCGGTCTCGCGTCCGTGGTCGACCGGGCGGGACACCGGACACCGTCAGCGTCGCCGTGCTCGGCGCCGTCGTCACCGGCGTCACCTCCTTCGTCCCGGTCTCGCCCGTCGTCGGCGGCGGCGTCGCGGGCTACCTCCACGACGGCGACGGGACGGCGGGCGTGCGTGTCGGCGGCGCCGCCGGTCTCGTGGCTGCCGTCCCGCTCGCGGTGTTGTTCGGATTCCTCGCCGCCGGACTCGCCGCGAGCGGGAACGCGTTCGTCGCCGGCGTGCTCGCCGTCGCGCTCGGCGTCTCCGCGCTCTTCGTCGTGGCGCTGAGCGCGCTCGGCGGCTACCTCGGCGTCTACCTCAGAAACGAGTTCGCCGACTGA
- a CDS encoding helix-turn-helix domain-containing protein, which produces MINVSMEVEQYDCPFVHASDSHEVAFSSVHCDTNPDRTEVRMVAEAADRDALENGLSSVRGHGHVADYELFSKVDNVAKFRTVVGPTDAMTVVHAHDGYVTGPFFAEAGTETWHLGFDETERADDALAALERSHEFDVVGRDDTDETELHQLVQNAGAAMTLIEGAKDLSDVERQTLEAAVSDGYYESPRDATLGTLADRFDVSKPAVSKNLRRGEQKMIQRVIEAIEDIE; this is translated from the coding sequence ATGATTAACGTTAGCATGGAGGTGGAGCAGTACGACTGCCCGTTCGTCCATGCGAGCGACAGCCACGAGGTCGCCTTCTCCTCGGTCCACTGCGACACGAACCCGGACCGGACGGAAGTCCGGATGGTCGCGGAGGCCGCCGACCGCGACGCGCTCGAAAACGGCCTGTCGTCGGTGCGGGGCCACGGCCACGTCGCCGACTACGAGCTGTTCTCGAAGGTGGACAACGTCGCGAAGTTCCGGACCGTCGTCGGGCCGACCGACGCGATGACGGTCGTCCACGCCCACGACGGCTACGTCACCGGCCCGTTCTTCGCCGAGGCCGGCACCGAGACGTGGCACCTCGGGTTCGACGAGACGGAGCGCGCCGACGACGCGCTCGCCGCGCTCGAACGCTCCCACGAGTTCGACGTGGTGGGCCGCGACGACACGGACGAGACCGAACTCCACCAACTCGTCCAGAACGCGGGCGCCGCGATGACGCTCATCGAGGGCGCGAAAGACCTCTCGGACGTGGAACGACAGACCCTGGAGGCCGCGGTCTCGGACGGCTACTACGAGAGCCCGCGGGACGCCACGCTCGGCACGCTCGCCGACCGCTTCGACGTGTCGAAACCCGCGGTGTCGAAGAACCTCCGCCGGGGCGAACAGAAGATGATTCAGCGCGTCATCGAAGCCATCGAGGACATCGAGTGA
- a CDS encoding SDR family oxidoreductase — protein sequence MDLGLEGNAALVAASSSGLGKAAATALAREGANVVVNGRDEQRLDDAVAEIREVGGGDVVGVSADLTDPDAAETLVERTVEEFGGLDHLVTNAGGPPSKSFAETTEREWYEAYDLLVMSVVRLVREATEHLQADGGGSVVTSTSRSVKEALDDLVLSNSVRMSVVGLEKTLSRELAPEVRVNAVLPGAHRTERLEYLVQNAVDRGEYDTYEASLASWTDDIPVGDLGDPEEFGNLVAFLLSERASFVNGEAVTVDGGSGRSNL from the coding sequence ATGGACCTCGGACTCGAAGGGAACGCGGCGCTCGTCGCCGCATCGAGCAGTGGACTCGGGAAGGCCGCCGCGACGGCGCTCGCCCGCGAGGGCGCGAACGTCGTGGTCAACGGCCGGGACGAACAGCGACTGGACGACGCCGTGGCGGAGATTCGCGAAGTCGGTGGCGGCGACGTGGTCGGCGTGTCCGCCGACCTCACCGACCCGGACGCGGCGGAGACGCTCGTCGAGCGCACCGTCGAGGAGTTCGGCGGCCTCGACCACCTCGTGACGAACGCGGGCGGCCCGCCGAGCAAGTCGTTCGCGGAGACCACCGAGCGCGAGTGGTACGAAGCCTACGACCTGCTCGTGATGAGCGTCGTGCGCCTCGTGCGCGAGGCGACCGAGCACTTGCAGGCGGATGGCGGCGGGAGCGTCGTCACGTCCACGTCCCGGAGCGTGAAGGAGGCGCTCGACGACCTCGTGCTCTCGAACTCCGTCCGGATGAGCGTCGTCGGCCTGGAGAAGACGCTCTCCCGGGAACTCGCCCCCGAGGTGCGCGTGAACGCGGTGCTGCCGGGCGCCCACCGCACGGAGCGCCTGGAGTATCTCGTGCAGAACGCGGTCGACAGGGGCGAGTACGACACCTACGAGGCGAGTCTGGCGTCGTGGACCGACGACATCCCGGTCGGTGACCTCGGCGACCCCGAGGAGTTCGGGAACCTGGTGGCGTTCCTGCTCTCGGAGCGCGCGAGTTTCGTGAACGGCGAGGCGGTGACCGTCGACGGCGGGAGCGGGCGCTCGAACCTCTAA
- a CDS encoding MaoC family dehydratase: MPVASVGDTADASITVTEETIESYAALSGDDNPIHRDEEYASETMFGGRIAHGMLSAGPVSAALADLPGDIIYLSQDLQFENPVFPGDTVTATVEVVEDLGGDRIRVETTAETDETVVSGEAVVLSVQHES; encoded by the coding sequence ATGCCAGTCGCGTCTGTCGGCGACACCGCCGACGCCTCGATTACCGTCACCGAGGAGACTATCGAATCCTACGCCGCCCTCTCCGGCGACGACAACCCCATCCACCGCGACGAGGAGTACGCCAGCGAGACGATGTTCGGCGGCCGCATCGCTCACGGGATGCTCTCCGCGGGCCCGGTAAGCGCCGCGCTCGCCGACCTCCCGGGCGACATCATCTACCTCTCCCAGGACCTCCAGTTCGAGAACCCCGTCTTCCCCGGCGACACCGTCACCGCCACCGTCGAAGTCGTCGAGGACCTCGGCGGCGACCGCATCCGCGTCGAGACAACCGCCGAGACCGACGAAACGGTCGTCTCCGGCGAAGCCGTCGTGCTCTCCGTCCAGCACGAGTCGTAG
- a CDS encoding ABC transporter substrate-binding protein has product MTDFGTSRRTVLKSLGAAGAAGITGLAGCAGLGGSSSPDNMKIGVMQPLSTSIAYYGQQALWGFLSGLAYKGDTDPIADPGTGTHEVEIEGTTYELVVRDTQFDADEAQSIASNLVTDEEVDMLFGCASSSAAQRVVDNVLSATDIPYMAGPAASASLTSGGESCSNQLFRASENTAMDARSGGKYVAEESDVNSVYLFGADYSFGKAVVNNYERVLSDAGVEIVGKRFVESGHSEWEGLLQQAEEAGAEGVVGGFTVSTLPAMFSQFLQGDYSYRLFGGFATRVATNVLGQTLKGQLGEPLTEEKLDGVKAGPFTTRYHWNQYDNDINSTFVDQYSSAYGTVPDLFSSGTFTAASAIVQAINESGSTDAADIQDALTGMTVTDTPKGEGGYTFQEYNNQARSEMTVANVAPTSDEWSETWQAPIMPSEPLSRVSAEETTIPKDSDQMNCSL; this is encoded by the coding sequence ATGACGGACTTTGGCACGTCACGTCGAACCGTACTCAAGTCGCTCGGCGCAGCGGGCGCCGCCGGAATCACGGGCCTCGCCGGGTGTGCCGGCCTCGGCGGGTCCAGCAGCCCCGACAACATGAAAATTGGCGTAATGCAGCCGCTATCCACGAGCATCGCGTACTACGGACAACAGGCGCTGTGGGGATTCCTCTCCGGGCTCGCGTACAAGGGTGACACCGACCCCATCGCCGACCCCGGCACGGGCACCCACGAGGTCGAAATCGAGGGGACGACGTACGAACTCGTCGTCCGCGACACCCAGTTCGACGCCGACGAAGCCCAGTCCATCGCGAGCAACCTCGTCACCGACGAGGAAGTCGACATGCTGTTCGGCTGTGCGTCCTCCAGCGCCGCACAGCGCGTCGTCGACAACGTCCTCAGCGCGACGGACATCCCGTACATGGCGGGCCCGGCGGCGTCCGCGAGCCTGACCTCGGGCGGCGAGTCGTGTAGCAACCAACTGTTCCGCGCGAGCGAGAACACCGCGATGGACGCCCGGAGCGGCGGGAAGTACGTCGCCGAGGAGTCCGACGTGAACAGCGTCTACCTGTTCGGCGCGGACTACTCCTTCGGGAAGGCCGTCGTCAACAACTACGAGCGCGTGCTCTCGGACGCCGGCGTCGAAATCGTCGGCAAGCGCTTCGTGGAGAGCGGGCACTCCGAGTGGGAGGGCCTCCTCCAGCAGGCCGAGGAAGCCGGCGCCGAGGGCGTCGTCGGCGGGTTCACCGTGTCGACGCTCCCCGCGATGTTCTCCCAGTTCCTGCAGGGCGACTACTCCTACCGCCTGTTCGGCGGGTTCGCGACGCGCGTCGCGACGAACGTCCTCGGGCAGACCCTCAAGGGCCAACTCGGCGAACCGCTCACGGAGGAGAAACTCGACGGCGTGAAGGCCGGACCGTTCACCACCCGGTATCACTGGAACCAGTACGACAACGACATCAACAGCACGTTCGTCGACCAGTACTCGTCTGCCTACGGCACCGTGCCGGACCTGTTCAGTTCCGGGACGTTCACCGCGGCGTCGGCCATCGTGCAAGCCATCAACGAGTCCGGGTCGACGGACGCGGCGGACATCCAGGACGCGCTCACCGGCATGACCGTCACGGACACGCCGAAGGGCGAGGGCGGCTACACGTTCCAGGAGTACAACAATCAGGCTCGCTCCGAGATGACCGTCGCGAACGTCGCGCCGACCAGCGACGAGTGGTCGGAGACGTGGCAGGCACCCATCATGCCGAGCGAGCCGCTCTCGCGTGTCTCCGCCGAGGAGACGACGATTCCGAAAGACAGCGACCAGATGAACTGCTCGCTGTAG
- a CDS encoding ParA family protein, which produces MQTEPRAVSVGILKGGFAKTTTALNLGRELAHRNGRALVVDLDDNGHMTLNLGFEDEYNAGEDGDNHAEAVLIDREDPREYIVNVTEGLDLFPAHENLESVQSALKEATMGTTRLKEDLVDPLLGEEYDYVVVDCPANRGKLNDNAMYATGNLVIPLRPENGYETGLTNTLNRLVKEAREYFELDILAIVPSDLRKRIDQQTRDRELLREITTRDAIDHLVPNFAYLSADDWDAIDDGDYDGDLPGIRYRAAIDEAHQEGVPLRDFDDECDQLDAYDELARVVERGEVVR; this is translated from the coding sequence ATGCAAACGGAACCACGCGCTGTCAGCGTCGGCATCCTGAAGGGAGGTTTCGCGAAGACGACCACCGCACTCAACCTCGGGCGCGAACTCGCCCACCGGAACGGCCGCGCGCTCGTCGTCGACCTCGACGACAACGGCCACATGACGCTCAATCTCGGGTTCGAGGACGAGTACAACGCCGGCGAGGACGGCGACAACCACGCCGAAGCCGTGCTCATCGACCGCGAGGACCCGCGAGAGTACATCGTGAACGTCACCGAAGGGCTCGATTTGTTCCCCGCACACGAGAACCTCGAGAGCGTCCAGTCCGCGCTCAAGGAGGCGACGATGGGGACGACGCGCCTGAAAGAGGATCTCGTCGACCCCCTCCTCGGCGAGGAGTACGACTACGTCGTCGTCGACTGCCCGGCGAACCGCGGGAAACTCAACGACAACGCGATGTACGCCACGGGGAATCTCGTCATTCCGCTGCGGCCGGAGAACGGCTACGAAACGGGGTTGACGAACACCCTGAACCGACTCGTGAAGGAGGCTCGCGAGTACTTCGAGTTGGACATCCTCGCCATCGTCCCCTCGGACCTCCGGAAGCGCATCGACCAGCAGACGCGGGACCGCGAACTCCTCCGAGAGATTACGACCCGGGACGCCATCGACCACCTCGTCCCGAACTTCGCGTACCTCTCCGCGGACGACTGGGACGCCATCGACGACGGCGACTACGACGGCGACCTGCCGGGCATCCGGTATCGCGCCGCCATCGACGAAGCCCACCAGGAGGGCGTGCCGCTCCGGGACTTCGACGACGAGTGCGACCAACTCGACGCGTACGACGAACTCGCTCGCGTCGTCGAGCGCGGGGAGGTGGTGCGGTAA
- a CDS encoding succinylglutamate desuccinylase/aspartoacylase family protein — MSVDAFTYDGGRVESGETQRIRYTVSETYLGDPIRIPVTVVNGDDPGPTVFLSAAAHGDELNGIAVVREVAREWDHGDVRGTLVCLPVLNVQGFLTQQRYLPVYDRDLNRSFPGNRRGTSARRVAAAIFENFVRPCDLGLDFHTSTRGRTNMLHVRADMDDDPTARLAQAFGASVVVAGAGEPGMLRREATERGVPTVTVELGEAHRFERALIDRALDGVRSVFAEYGVFPQETVRWPGWRTVIRSADEKTWLRADVGGIAEMQCERGDLVYEGDAVCAITNPFRDDVATVTAPFTGLLVGSLENPVVYPGNPLCHLVELDDRTRRVIESRRGRSPPEEDSIS; from the coding sequence ATGAGCGTCGACGCATTCACCTACGACGGCGGGCGCGTGGAATCCGGCGAAACCCAACGCATCCGGTACACCGTCAGCGAGACGTACCTCGGCGACCCGATTCGCATCCCCGTCACCGTCGTCAACGGCGACGACCCCGGACCGACCGTGTTCCTCTCGGCCGCCGCCCACGGCGACGAACTGAACGGCATCGCCGTCGTCCGCGAAGTCGCCCGCGAGTGGGACCACGGCGACGTCCGCGGCACGCTCGTCTGCCTGCCCGTCCTGAACGTGCAGGGATTCCTCACCCAGCAACGCTACCTCCCCGTCTACGACCGCGACCTCAACCGCTCGTTTCCGGGGAATCGCCGCGGCACGAGCGCGCGACGCGTCGCCGCCGCCATCTTCGAGAACTTCGTCCGGCCCTGTGACCTCGGCCTCGACTTCCACACGTCGACGCGCGGCCGCACCAACATGCTCCACGTCCGCGCCGACATGGACGACGACCCGACAGCGCGCCTCGCGCAAGCGTTCGGTGCGAGCGTCGTCGTCGCCGGCGCCGGCGAACCCGGAATGCTCCGCCGCGAAGCCACCGAACGCGGCGTTCCCACCGTCACTGTCGAACTCGGCGAAGCGCACCGATTCGAACGTGCGCTCATCGACCGCGCGCTCGACGGCGTTCGCAGCGTGTTCGCGGAGTACGGCGTCTTCCCCCAGGAGACCGTCCGCTGGCCGGGCTGGCGGACGGTCATCCGGTCGGCCGACGAGAAGACGTGGCTGCGCGCCGACGTCGGCGGCATCGCCGAGATGCAATGCGAGCGCGGCGACCTCGTCTACGAGGGCGACGCCGTCTGTGCTATCACTAACCCATTCCGGGACGACGTGGCGACCGTGACCGCGCCGTTCACCGGCCTGCTCGTCGGTTCGCTCGAGAACCCCGTCGTCTACCCCGGAAACCCGCTCTGTCACCTCGTCGAACTCGACGACCGGACGCGACGAGTCATCGAATCGCGCCGCGGACGTTCCCCGCCGGAGGAAGATTCTATATCGTAG